The following are encoded together in the Actinoplanes sp. N902-109 genome:
- a CDS encoding methyltransferase — MTQQTRPSAGAGAILELGTAFCTARCVLTAVDLDLFTVLEGAPATAAELGDQLGLHPRGVPAFLDVLVELGLLQHSAGTYRNDPAATRHLVSGRSGDVTGFLRRSTHMLWPAWTRFDEMLRTGKPTAEADYTEMIKDPAKLRRFLGMMDALNGLLAPELAEAFDWSGRGTVLDVGGARGNLVGNLVKLRPHLRGMVFDLPQMADPFAEHMAALELTGKVTFHSGSFFDNPLPRADVVCIGHVLHDWAEDECRAVVAKAFEAVNPGGALLVYDRMLRADGRRLPNLVISLDMMLTTPGGQEYPAAEYEQWLAGAGFQDISARPLGEDDTLVVGHKPR; from the coding sequence ATGACCCAGCAGACCCGTCCCTCCGCCGGCGCCGGCGCGATCCTCGAACTCGGCACCGCCTTCTGCACCGCGCGTTGTGTGCTGACCGCGGTCGACCTCGACCTGTTCACCGTGCTGGAGGGGGCACCGGCCACCGCGGCCGAGCTCGGCGACCAGCTCGGGCTGCACCCGCGCGGGGTGCCGGCGTTCCTCGACGTGCTCGTCGAACTCGGACTGCTGCAGCACTCCGCGGGGACCTACCGCAACGACCCGGCCGCGACCCGGCACCTGGTGTCCGGCCGCTCCGGCGACGTCACCGGTTTTCTGCGGCGCTCGACCCACATGCTGTGGCCGGCCTGGACCCGCTTCGACGAGATGCTGCGGACCGGCAAGCCGACGGCCGAGGCCGACTACACCGAGATGATCAAGGACCCGGCGAAGCTGCGCCGGTTCCTGGGCATGATGGACGCGCTGAACGGCCTGCTCGCGCCGGAACTGGCCGAGGCCTTCGACTGGAGCGGGCGCGGCACCGTGCTCGACGTGGGCGGGGCCCGCGGCAACCTGGTCGGCAACCTGGTGAAGCTGCGCCCGCACCTGCGGGGGATGGTCTTCGACCTGCCACAGATGGCCGACCCGTTCGCCGAGCACATGGCGGCGCTGGAACTGACCGGCAAGGTGACCTTCCACTCCGGCAGCTTCTTCGACAACCCGCTGCCCCGCGCCGACGTCGTCTGCATCGGGCACGTGCTGCACGACTGGGCCGAGGACGAGTGCCGGGCTGTCGTCGCCAAGGCCTTCGAGGCGGTCAACCCGGGCGGGGCGCTGCTGGTCTACGACCGCATGCTGCGCGCCGACGGTCGCCGGCTGCCGAATCTGGTGATCAGCCTCGACATGATGCTGACCACCCCCGGCGGGCAGGAATACCCTGCGGCCGAGTACGAGCAGTGGCTGGCCGGCGCGGGCTTCCAGGACATCTCGGCGCGTCCCCTCGGCGAGGACGACACGCTGGTCGTCGGGCACAAGCCGCGGTGA
- a CDS encoding LLM class flavin-dependent oxidoreductase yields MTGAMRIGVALPAAVPGRPVRELLTWARRAEEHGYSCLAALDRLVYDNCEPLIALSAAAAVTERIGIAATALIAPYRGSAALLAKQLATLDRLSAGRLVVGLAAGGREDDFRAAGVPYARRGARLDAMVEAMRQVWSGEAIGPRPAGAPLPLVFGGHTGTAIRRAARYGQGWISGGSSASGYRDLVERARAGWAEAGRTDQPRLMALGYVALGPNGRELAAAYVDNYYAFLGPGATARITAGVLTDDSRLKEAVAGYAEAGCEELILVPCAAGIDQLERISGVVL; encoded by the coding sequence GTGACCGGCGCCATGCGGATCGGCGTGGCGCTGCCCGCGGCGGTGCCGGGCCGCCCGGTGCGGGAGTTGCTCACCTGGGCCCGCCGCGCCGAGGAGCACGGCTACTCCTGTCTGGCGGCGCTCGACCGGCTGGTCTACGACAACTGCGAGCCGCTGATCGCCCTGTCCGCGGCGGCCGCCGTCACGGAACGGATCGGGATCGCGGCGACGGCGCTCATCGCGCCCTACCGGGGCAGCGCCGCCCTGCTGGCCAAGCAGCTGGCAACGCTCGACCGGCTGAGTGCCGGACGACTCGTGGTCGGGCTGGCCGCCGGCGGCCGGGAGGACGACTTCCGGGCCGCCGGCGTGCCGTACGCCCGCCGCGGCGCCCGGCTGGATGCGATGGTGGAGGCCATGCGGCAGGTGTGGTCCGGCGAGGCGATCGGTCCCCGCCCGGCCGGTGCGCCGCTGCCGCTGGTGTTCGGCGGGCACACCGGCACGGCGATCCGGCGCGCGGCGCGTTACGGCCAGGGCTGGATCAGCGGTGGCAGCTCGGCCAGCGGTTACCGGGACCTGGTGGAACGGGCCCGGGCGGGCTGGGCCGAGGCCGGGCGCACCGACCAGCCACGGCTGATGGCGCTGGGATATGTCGCGCTGGGCCCGAACGGCCGCGAGCTGGCCGCCGCGTACGTCGACAACTACTACGCCTTTCTCGGGCCGGGTGCGACCGCCCGGATCACCGCGGGCGTGCTCACCGACGACAGCCGGCTCAAGGAGGCGGTCGCCGGCTATGCCGAGGCCGGTTGCGAGGAGCTGATCCTGGTGCCCTGCGCCGCCGGGATCGACCAGCTGGAGCGGATCAGCGGCGTGGTTCTCTGA
- a CDS encoding FAD-dependent oxidoreductase, which yields MSVPARVAVVGSGPAGVYTVDALTRSGAAVSIDVFDRLPTPYGLVRYGVAPDQKVKAVATALGRILERPGVRFLGNVGIGADISVADLRRRYAAVVIATGAPIDRPLGIPGETLPGSCAAGEFVSWYNGHPDRGTEFRLTMSAAAVVGAGNVALDVARMLVKQTGELVGTDVPDEVGAVLRERAVTDVYVLGRRGPESARFTLPELRNLERLDNVDVLVDPADLGAGPDPEVAARLRLWSQRAATGADRRIHLMFWRRPVEIVGESRVEALLLEDVRTGEVELLPVGAVFHAVGFRGEQVPGVPFDPVHATVPTTGGRVTGSPGLYAVGWARRGPSGVIGSTKVDAAQVARALLADLPELPHPPDPRPEAITELLTERGVRYVTWEQWKRLDEFEIARGQHQGRPRAKLQDRAGMLAVMHGDPVREPRR from the coding sequence ATGAGCGTTCCGGCGCGGGTGGCAGTCGTGGGTTCGGGTCCGGCTGGGGTCTACACGGTCGACGCGCTGACCCGCTCCGGCGCGGCTGTCTCGATCGACGTCTTCGACCGCCTGCCCACCCCGTACGGTCTGGTGCGCTACGGCGTCGCACCCGATCAGAAGGTCAAGGCGGTCGCCACCGCGCTGGGCCGGATCCTGGAGCGGCCCGGGGTGCGGTTCCTGGGCAACGTCGGGATCGGCGCCGACATCAGCGTCGCCGACCTGCGCCGGCGCTACGCCGCGGTGGTGATCGCGACCGGCGCCCCGATCGACCGGCCGCTGGGCATTCCGGGTGAGACCCTGCCCGGCAGCTGCGCCGCCGGGGAGTTCGTGTCGTGGTACAACGGGCACCCCGACCGGGGCACCGAGTTCCGGCTCACGATGAGCGCCGCGGCGGTGGTGGGCGCCGGCAACGTCGCCCTGGACGTCGCGCGCATGCTCGTCAAGCAAACCGGCGAGCTGGTCGGCACCGACGTGCCCGACGAGGTGGGCGCCGTGCTGCGCGAGCGGGCGGTCACCGACGTCTACGTGCTCGGCCGGCGCGGCCCCGAGTCGGCCCGGTTCACCCTGCCGGAGCTGCGCAACCTGGAGCGTCTGGACAATGTGGACGTGCTGGTCGACCCGGCCGACCTGGGTGCCGGACCCGACCCGGAGGTGGCCGCGAGGTTGCGCCTGTGGTCGCAGCGGGCGGCGACCGGCGCGGACCGGCGGATCCACCTGATGTTCTGGCGCCGGCCGGTGGAGATCGTCGGCGAGTCACGGGTCGAGGCGTTGCTCCTCGAGGACGTCCGGACCGGCGAGGTCGAGCTGCTGCCGGTCGGCGCGGTGTTCCACGCCGTCGGCTTCCGTGGGGAACAGGTGCCCGGCGTGCCCTTCGACCCGGTGCATGCCACCGTCCCCACCACCGGCGGCCGGGTCACCGGCTCGCCCGGGCTCTATGCCGTCGGCTGGGCCCGGCGGGGTCCGAGCGGGGTGATCGGCAGCACCAAGGTGGACGCCGCCCAGGTCGCCCGTGCGTTGCTGGCCGACCTGCCGGAGCTGCCGCACCCGCCCGACCCGCGGCCGGAGGCGATCACCGAGCTGCTGACCGAGCGCGGCGTGCGCTATGTGACCTGGGAGCAGTGGAAGCGGCTGGACGAGTTCGAGATCGCCCGGGGACAGCACCAGGGCCGCCCCCGGGCGAAGCTCCAGGACCGGGCGGGCATGCTGGCGGTGATGCACGGTGACCCGGTCAGAGAACCACGCCGCTGA